Proteins from one Alloyangia pacifica genomic window:
- a CDS encoding quinoprotein relay system zinc metallohydrolase 2, with amino-acid sequence MFEAIVMLCAGLAGEPPCRAALLPGFEAADRAGCVAALEARPVAGAKCRPAGAALAVTEVAPGVFVHHGAVAEPNAANRGDTTNLGFVIGTRAVAVIDSGSAAWMGEALWRAIRARSDLPVAYVVLTHVHPDHVLGASAFAGAEVLSHASLPQALARRQETYLQRFEALIGAEAFLGTEVPRVDREVAERALLDLGGRELELRAWPQAHSGTDLTVLDTATGTLFAGDLVVEGHIPPLDGSLRGWQRVLGDLAQLRAARVVPGHGGPVLDWPGGAAPVGRYLDVLARDAAAAVAAGERLSEAVTHIAGEERDRWQLFDAFNARNATVAFTELEWE; translated from the coding sequence ATGTTCGAGGCCATCGTGATGCTCTGCGCGGGGCTGGCGGGCGAGCCGCCCTGCCGCGCCGCGCTGCTGCCGGGCTTTGAGGCGGCAGACCGGGCGGGCTGTGTTGCCGCGCTCGAGGCGCGTCCCGTGGCCGGCGCCAAGTGCCGCCCCGCCGGCGCGGCGCTGGCAGTGACCGAGGTCGCCCCCGGCGTCTTCGTGCACCACGGCGCGGTGGCCGAGCCGAACGCCGCCAACCGCGGCGATACGACCAACCTCGGCTTCGTCATCGGCACGCGGGCGGTGGCCGTCATCGACAGCGGCTCGGCGGCCTGGATGGGCGAGGCGCTCTGGCGGGCGATCCGCGCGCGCAGCGATCTGCCGGTGGCCTACGTCGTGCTGACCCATGTGCACCCGGACCACGTGCTTGGGGCCTCGGCCTTCGCCGGTGCAGAGGTGCTCTCCCACGCAAGCCTGCCGCAGGCGCTGGCGCGGCGGCAGGAGACCTACCTGCAAAGGTTCGAGGCTCTGATCGGGGCGGAGGCTTTTCTCGGCACCGAGGTGCCGCGGGTTGACCGGGAGGTGGCCGAGCGGGCCTTGCTCGACCTTGGCGGGCGGGAGCTGGAGCTGCGCGCCTGGCCGCAGGCGCACAGCGGCACCGACCTCACGGTGCTCGACACGGCGACCGGCACGCTCTTTGCCGGGGATCTCGTGGTCGAGGGGCACATCCCGCCGCTCGACGGCAGCCTGCGGGGCTGGCAGCGGGTGCTCGGAGATCTGGCGCAGCTCAGGGCCGCCCGCGTCGTGCCGGGCCATGGCGGGCCGGTGCTGGACTGGCCCGGGGGCGCGGCGCCGGTAGGGCGCTACCTCGACGTTCTGGCGCGGGACGCGGCGGCGGCGGTGGCGGCGGGGGAGCGGCTGTCGGAAGCGGTCACCCATATCGCCGGCGAGGAGCGGGACCGCTGGCAGCTTTTCGACGCGTTCAACGCGCGCAACGCCACCGTGGCCTTCAC
- a CDS encoding quinoprotein dehydrogenase-associated SoxYZ-like carrier gives MPRDTIPAALLAAALALPVQAAETAGTPLQDSPTWEELRPDITGDAAITPAGGLFTVEAPYRAEDAATVPLHIVQTDPSLPIERATVVIDENPSPVAGTFTFGSAMAPLDFGLRLRVNAYSNVRVIAETPQGLRMDGRYVKASGGCSAPASKAGDEALADLGRMKLRLFGPAEDHSPQQSTARREAQIQIRHPNFSGLQRDQITQLFIPAHFIDHLEVWQGQEMLFAMDGGISISENPAFRFTYADNGAPVLRVTATDTEGNVFDSELPKAGG, from the coding sequence ATGCCGCGCGACACCATCCCCGCCGCCCTGCTCGCCGCCGCCCTCGCCCTGCCCGTGCAGGCCGCCGAGACCGCCGGCACGCCGCTGCAGGACAGTCCCACCTGGGAGGAGCTGCGCCCCGACATCACCGGCGACGCCGCCATCACCCCCGCGGGCGGCCTCTTCACCGTCGAGGCCCCCTACCGCGCCGAGGACGCCGCCACCGTGCCGCTGCACATCGTGCAGACCGACCCGTCGCTGCCGATCGAGCGCGCCACGGTGGTAATCGACGAGAATCCCTCGCCGGTTGCCGGCACCTTCACCTTCGGCAGCGCCATGGCGCCGCTCGATTTCGGGCTGCGGCTGCGGGTGAACGCCTATTCCAACGTGCGGGTGATCGCCGAGACACCGCAGGGCCTGCGCATGGACGGGCGCTACGTGAAGGCCTCGGGCGGCTGCTCGGCCCCGGCCAGCAAGGCGGGAGACGAGGCGCTGGCCGATCTGGGGCGGATGAAGCTGCGGCTTTTCGGCCCGGCCGAGGACCACTCCCCGCAGCAGTCCACGGCCCGGCGCGAGGCGCAGATCCAGATCCGCCATCCCAACTTCTCGGGGCTGCAGCGCGACCAGATCACCCAGCTCTTCATCCCCGCGCATTTCATCGACCATCTCGAGGTCTGGCAGGGACAGGAGATGCTCTTTGCCATGGACGGCGGCATTTCCATCTCGGAAAACCCCGCCTTCCGGTTCACCTACGCCGACAACGGCGCACCGGTGCTGCGGGTGACCGCGACCGACACCGAGGGGAACGTCTTCGACTCGGAGCTGCCGAAAGCGGGCGGCTAG
- a CDS encoding RES family NAD+ phosphorylase, with product MQFRGTLYRALSPYWAYRPLSGEGAERFGGRFNRVGRAALYLADSVETALNEVQQAGQFAPVTLVAVEADLDPLFDACDVATLAQIGARPGDLALPDWAARQAMQGSAPTQDLAERVLALGYCGMRVPSFAPGARAAARNLVLWRWGEALPHRLRLIDDDNRLRHPPAPPS from the coding sequence ATGCAGTTCCGCGGCACGCTCTACCGCGCGCTCTCGCCCTATTGGGCCTATCGGCCCTTGTCGGGCGAGGGGGCCGAGCGCTTCGGCGGGCGCTTCAACCGGGTCGGCCGGGCGGCGCTCTACCTTGCCGACAGCGTCGAGACGGCACTGAACGAGGTGCAGCAGGCCGGGCAGTTCGCCCCGGTGACGCTGGTGGCGGTGGAGGCCGATCTCGATCCGCTTTTTGACGCCTGCGACGTGGCGACGCTGGCGCAAATCGGTGCACGGCCCGGGGATCTGGCCCTGCCCGACTGGGCGGCGCGGCAGGCGATGCAAGGCAGCGCTCCGACGCAGGACCTGGCCGAGCGGGTGCTGGCGTTGGGCTATTGCGGAATGCGCGTGCCGAGCTTTGCGCCCGGCGCCCGCGCGGCGGCACGCAACCTCGTGCTCTGGCGCTGGGGGGAGGCGCTGCCGCACCGGCTGCGGCTCATCGACGACGACAACCGCCTGCGCCATCCGCCCGCGCCGCCATCCTGA
- a CDS encoding antitoxin Xre/MbcA/ParS toxin-binding domain-containing protein, translating to MDLRGVSDDGLFAPRLMAQSLRTTVDEIAQTAGLGRDALTRANRVGNPRTQKRLREMVEIVNRVAPRFGSDLLAYAWYRSAPLSGFGEATAMQLVRDGHADWVHLYLDRLDAGIPA from the coding sequence ATGGATCTTCGCGGTGTTTCGGATGACGGGCTCTTTGCCCCGCGGCTGATGGCGCAGAGCCTGCGCACCACGGTGGACGAGATCGCCCAGACCGCCGGGCTCGGGCGCGACGCGCTGACCCGGGCGAACCGGGTGGGCAACCCGCGCACCCAGAAGCGCCTGCGCGAGATGGTCGAGATCGTCAACCGCGTCGCGCCGCGCTTCGGCTCGGACCTGCTGGCCTATGCCTGGTACCGTTCGGCGCCGCTTTCGGGCTTTGGCGAGGCGACGGCGATGCAGCTTGTGCGCGATGGCCACGCCGACTGGGTGCACCTCTATCTCGACAGGCTCGACGCCGGCATCCCCGCCTGA
- a CDS encoding hybrid sensor histidine kinase/response regulator, whose product MIDPNEPLENQVARQAKIIDALIRRANRQHEIGSTAYGAFQSAIALQAQVWAKTRDLELTTDALRHARHDSERMRKNLADALAALDGGVALFTGGRLEVCNDNFQRLLPDISEQLRPGLEIGACLSAMARSAHLVSVEGSFDAALAQARRGRAGASVVSLVIELTGDRWYQINLQRTSDENIVLLLTEMTAILRRNRSEKESLIDRQADYLQAVFENMTSGVCTFSPEGAVMMFNQQFRQLLGLPYTVLQKGVALARMLDYVAQHGLITEAAEHDIAHWLDRLERQGRLRRRLRHASGRMLDLHAHRLPDGGVLLELKDVTLETRATVMLENRVIERTAELTRANAQLRLQFEEMARVEEELRLAKERAEAAVSSKTRFLAAASHDLLQPINAAKLLIATLLDAAANTRFAPTVERLEGSFTSIEQLLHSLLDISRLESADKALTPSELCLGTLMRSVWEDQVPVAQRRGVRLDVVPSMVFVRSDPVYLLRSIQNLVVNALQYTPEGGRVLVGCRRRGGRIELQVWDTGIGISRKDQKRIFEEFARADNVPLGSGVGLGLSIVDRTCRQLGHQVRVRSKPGAGSVFSIEMEVVEGRRAAPEDDRERAPAVAYEMDHIVLLVENDPDVLFAFSQKLEQWGASVLAARSISEALGHVRDMGMPPDIILADYQLDGGETGDVAIAEIRRASGAQVPAIMITANRGNGLLKKGAAQGFSVLTKPVQLARLRSLIDWKVRWQSPEV is encoded by the coding sequence ATGATCGACCCCAACGAGCCGCTCGAGAACCAGGTCGCCCGGCAGGCCAAGATCATCGACGCGCTGATCCGCCGTGCCAACCGGCAGCACGAGATCGGCAGCACCGCCTATGGTGCGTTCCAGTCGGCCATCGCGCTGCAGGCGCAGGTCTGGGCCAAGACCCGCGATCTCGAGCTGACCACGGATGCGCTGCGCCACGCCCGGCACGATTCCGAGCGGATGCGCAAGAACCTCGCCGATGCGCTTGCGGCGCTCGATGGCGGGGTGGCGCTGTTCACCGGCGGGCGGCTCGAGGTCTGCAACGACAACTTCCAGCGGCTGTTGCCCGACATCTCCGAGCAGCTGCGGCCGGGGCTCGAGATCGGCGCCTGTCTTTCGGCCATGGCCAGGAGCGCGCATCTGGTGAGCGTCGAGGGCAGCTTCGACGCGGCGCTGGCACAGGCGCGGCGGGGCAGGGCAGGGGCCTCGGTGGTCTCGCTGGTGATCGAGCTGACCGGCGACCGCTGGTACCAGATCAACCTGCAGCGCACGAGCGACGAGAACATCGTGCTGCTGCTCACCGAGATGACCGCCATCCTGCGCCGCAACCGGTCCGAGAAGGAAAGCCTGATCGACCGGCAGGCGGATTACCTGCAGGCGGTCTTCGAGAACATGACATCGGGGGTCTGCACGTTTTCGCCCGAGGGCGCGGTGATGATGTTCAACCAGCAGTTCCGCCAGCTTCTGGGGCTGCCCTACACGGTGCTGCAAAAGGGGGTCGCGCTGGCGCGGATGCTCGATTACGTCGCCCAGCACGGGCTGATCACCGAGGCGGCCGAGCATGACATCGCCCATTGGCTCGACCGGCTGGAGCGGCAGGGGCGGTTGCGGCGGCGGCTGCGCCACGCCTCGGGGCGGATGCTGGACCTGCACGCCCACCGGCTGCCCGACGGCGGGGTGCTGCTGGAGCTGAAGGACGTGACGCTGGAAACCCGCGCCACGGTGATGCTCGAGAACCGGGTGATCGAGCGCACCGCCGAGCTGACCCGCGCCAACGCGCAGCTGCGCCTGCAGTTCGAGGAAATGGCCCGGGTCGAGGAGGAGCTGCGGCTGGCCAAAGAGCGGGCCGAGGCGGCGGTCTCGTCGAAGACCCGCTTTCTTGCCGCCGCCAGCCACGACCTGCTGCAGCCGATCAACGCGGCCAAGCTGCTCATCGCGACCCTGCTCGATGCCGCAGCCAACACGCGCTTTGCGCCGACGGTGGAGCGGCTCGAAGGCTCGTTCACCTCGATCGAGCAGCTGCTGCATTCGCTGCTCGACATCTCGCGGCTCGAGAGCGCCGACAAGGCGCTGACCCCCTCCGAGCTTTGCCTTGGCACGCTAATGCGCAGCGTCTGGGAGGATCAGGTGCCGGTGGCGCAGCGCCGCGGCGTGCGGCTCGACGTGGTGCCGAGCATGGTCTTCGTGCGCTCCGATCCGGTCTACCTGCTGCGCTCGATCCAGAACCTCGTGGTCAACGCGCTGCAATACACCCCCGAGGGCGGCCGGGTGCTGGTCGGCTGCCGGCGCCGCGGCGGGCGCATCGAGCTGCAGGTCTGGGACACCGGCATCGGCATCTCGCGCAAGGACCAGAAGCGCATCTTCGAGGAGTTCGCCCGCGCCGACAACGTGCCGCTCGGCTCGGGGGTGGGGCTGGGGCTGTCGATCGTCGACCGGACCTGCCGCCAGCTCGGCCACCAGGTTCGGGTGCGCTCCAAGCCCGGCGCGGGCTCGGTCTTCAGCATCGAGATGGAGGTGGTCGAGGGTCGCCGCGCCGCCCCCGAGGACGACCGCGAGCGCGCCCCGGCCGTGGCCTACGAGATGGACCACATCGTGCTGCTGGTGGAGAACGACCCGGACGTGCTCTTCGCCTTCTCGCAGAAGCTCGAGCAATGGGGCGCGAGCGTGCTGGCGGCGCGCTCGATCTCCGAGGCGCTGGGGCACGTGCGCGACATGGGCATGCCGCCGGACATCATCCTCGCCGACTACCAGCTCGACGGCGGCGAGACCGGCGACGTGGCGATCGCCGAGATCCGCCGCGCCAGCGGGGCGCAGGTGCCGGCGATCATGATCACCGCCAACCGCGGCAACGGGCTGCTGAAAAAGGGCGCGGCGCAGGGGTTCTCGGTGCTGACCAAGCCGGTGCAGCTGGCCCGTCTGCGCTCGCTGATCGACTGGAAGGTGCGCTGGCAGTCGCCGGAGGTCTAG
- a CDS encoding FIST N-terminal domain-containing protein gives MAPDRLLPRFVRIAVSYRTEAAGAVREALAVLDLSDTCFILAFMPEGLVLDAVAQALEEGAGGVPVFGCTTAGTITQEGYETGALLLLAFPREHFRCASMLISPLKPLLMKSIAAEVRSHAGRFRRTAGWNRLALIFADGLAKQEEMLVATLEAALGEVPVFGGSAGDNLAFKETFVLHDGRFHSNAAVLLLVETDLEFRGLGFDHFLPTDEQMVVTRALPEERLVFEINGAPAALEYARIVGVPVERLSPQVFAENPMLVRQNMNYHVRAVHGAPSSHALSFLGAIDDGLILTLGRGKEILETLEHELDVTGPQDAPPDFVLGFDCVLRKLEIEQKQLAPAVSEIFRRRRVLGFNTYGEQHCGVHVNQTFVGVAFFEPGRRDFA, from the coding sequence ATGGCGCCAGACCGCCTGTTGCCGCGCTTCGTCCGCATCGCGGTCTCGTACCGGACCGAGGCCGCGGGTGCCGTCCGCGAAGCGCTGGCGGTGCTCGACCTGTCCGACACCTGCTTCATCCTCGCCTTCATGCCCGAGGGGCTGGTGCTGGACGCCGTGGCGCAGGCGCTCGAAGAGGGGGCGGGCGGGGTTCCGGTCTTTGGCTGCACCACCGCCGGGACGATCACCCAAGAGGGCTACGAGACCGGGGCGCTGCTGCTGCTGGCCTTCCCGCGCGAGCATTTCCGCTGCGCTTCGATGCTGATCTCGCCGCTGAAACCCTTGCTGATGAAATCCATTGCCGCGGAGGTGCGCAGCCACGCGGGGCGCTTCCGCCGCACCGCCGGCTGGAACCGGCTGGCCCTGATCTTTGCCGACGGGCTGGCCAAGCAAGAAGAGATGCTGGTCGCCACGCTCGAGGCGGCGCTTGGCGAGGTGCCGGTCTTCGGCGGCTCGGCGGGGGACAATCTTGCCTTTAAGGAGACCTTCGTTCTGCACGACGGGCGGTTCCACAGCAATGCGGCCGTTCTCCTTCTGGTTGAAACCGATCTGGAATTCCGTGGCCTCGGCTTCGACCATTTCCTGCCCACCGACGAGCAGATGGTGGTGACCCGCGCGCTGCCCGAGGAGCGGCTGGTCTTCGAAATCAACGGTGCCCCCGCGGCGCTGGAATACGCGCGGATCGTCGGCGTGCCGGTCGAGCGGCTGTCGCCGCAGGTCTTTGCCGAAAACCCGATGCTGGTGCGGCAGAACATGAACTACCACGTGCGCGCGGTGCATGGCGCGCCAAGCTCGCACGCGCTGTCCTTCCTCGGGGCGATCGACGACGGGCTGATCCTGACGCTGGGCCGGGGCAAGGAGATCCTCGAGACGCTCGAGCACGAGCTCGACGTTACCGGCCCGCAGGACGCGCCGCCGGATTTCGTGCTCGGCTTCGACTGCGTGCTGCGCAAGCTGGAGATCGAGCAGAAGCAGCTCGCCCCGGCGGTGAGCGAGATCTTCCGGCGCCGCCGGGTGCTGGGGTTCAACACCTACGGCGAGCAGCATTGCGGGGTCCATGTGAACCAGACCTTCGTCGGCGTCGCCTTCTTCGAGCCGGGGAGGCGCGATTTCGCATGA
- a CDS encoding LuxR C-terminal-related transcriptional regulator has product MKDMQDAAASGTIGPVLIVDDHPLYSDALDAALRMVFPECQPSKAQTLGAALDLLAQGLAPDLVMFDLKLPDVCGISGFQRLHEALPEVPVLVISSLTSVQVVQALMEEGAAGFLPKDAPTPLLREALREIAAGRRYVHAGYLGETVSEAEAPPFEAMHPKLAELTPQQKRIMKLICAGKPNKQIAYELDLAEATVKAHITALLRRLGVQNRTQAAVLVESSQPATTIGAADADAQAFLSR; this is encoded by the coding sequence ATGAAAGACATGCAAGATGCGGCTGCATCGGGCACGATTGGGCCTGTTCTGATCGTCGACGATCATCCGCTCTACAGCGACGCGCTGGACGCCGCCTTGCGGATGGTGTTCCCGGAATGTCAGCCGTCCAAGGCGCAGACCCTCGGCGCGGCGCTCGATCTGCTGGCGCAGGGGCTCGCCCCCGATCTGGTGATGTTCGATCTCAAGCTGCCGGATGTCTGCGGCATTTCCGGGTTCCAGCGTCTGCACGAGGCGCTGCCCGAGGTGCCGGTGCTGGTGATCTCTTCGCTCACCTCGGTGCAGGTGGTGCAGGCGCTGATGGAGGAAGGGGCCGCGGGCTTCCTGCCCAAGGACGCCCCGACACCGCTGCTGCGCGAGGCGCTGCGCGAGATCGCCGCCGGGCGGCGGTACGTGCACGCGGGGTACCTGGGCGAGACCGTGAGCGAGGCCGAGGCGCCGCCTTTCGAGGCGATGCACCCCAAGCTCGCAGAGCTGACGCCGCAGCAGAAACGCATCATGAAACTGATCTGCGCCGGTAAGCCCAACAAGCAGATCGCCTATGAACTCGATCTCGCCGAGGCCACGGTGAAGGCGCATATCACCGCGCTCCTGCGCCGGCTCGGGGTGCAGAACCGGACGCAGGCGGCGGTGCTGGTCGAAAGCTCGCAGCCCGCCACGACCATCGGTGCCGCGGATGCCGATGCCCAAGCCTTCCTGAGCCGCTGA
- the gfa gene encoding S-(hydroxymethyl)glutathione synthase has protein sequence MGILDKLFGGDESPSTPQFSHVKIHPQVDGGITPARPGFAGGTLRCKCSSDPVVVRIGAQTAHNHVCGCTKCWKPDGAVFSQIAVVARDQVEVLENADKLEVVDGSATIQRHACKGCGVHMYGRIENTGHPFHGLDFVHTELSSEEGWAPAEFAAFVSSIIESGVDPSRMDEIRGRLRELGLEPYDCLSPPLMDAIATHVAKQSGALS, from the coding sequence ATGGGAATTCTCGACAAATTGTTCGGCGGGGACGAGTCCCCGTCCACGCCGCAGTTCAGCCATGTGAAGATTCATCCGCAGGTGGACGGCGGCATCACCCCGGCACGGCCCGGTTTTGCCGGCGGCACGCTCAGGTGCAAATGCAGCAGCGATCCCGTCGTGGTCCGCATCGGCGCGCAGACGGCGCACAATCACGTCTGCGGCTGCACCAAGTGCTGGAAGCCCGACGGCGCGGTGTTCAGCCAGATCGCCGTGGTCGCGCGGGATCAGGTCGAGGTGCTCGAGAACGCGGACAAGCTCGAGGTGGTGGATGGCTCGGCTACGATCCAGCGCCACGCCTGCAAGGGCTGCGGCGTGCATATGTACGGCCGCATCGAGAACACCGGTCACCCGTTCCACGGGCTCGACTTCGTGCACACGGAATTGTCGTCCGAGGAGGGATGGGCACCAGCGGAATTTGCCGCCTTCGTCTCTTCGATCATCGAATCCGGCGTCGATCCGTCCCGCATGGACGAGATCCGCGGCCGGCTGCGCGAACTGGGGCTCGAGCCCTACGACTGCCTCTCGCCGCCGTTGATGGACGCCATCGCCACCCATGTGGCCAAACAGAGCGGGGCGCTCTCCTAG
- the repC gene encoding plasmid replication protein RepC: MQDTSRHPVGRPLSACLTAQVGSHDKWALLRDLTIAAEDFGLGHRPLSVLKALLSFWPERELPSTPGGAIVFPSNRALSERLSGMPESTLRRHLAALTARGIIHRHDSANGKRFARRAGSEIGVAFGFDLSPLARAASALERAVTEVTLRRERIAVLRARLGMLRQRLLETGAPEELLEAARLLLRRKCSEDVLSAIVSRLEAELPTQAPDDIPALTVSGSVPLSASNTQNERHIQESDRPYSDSESAQQPKVTPLETAGPAEKDTRLTVPMIAETCREYRAFFPEAPKGWHELVAISQRLAPMMGIEPPVLHEAQRIMGPERAAATLLCLLERHAQIRKPGAYLRRLTQMAQRGSFSVFSLLSALSRRPDAGNCQLTI, from the coding sequence ATGCAGGACACGTCCCGACACCCGGTCGGGCGGCCGCTATCGGCTTGCCTGACGGCGCAGGTCGGCTCCCACGACAAGTGGGCGCTGCTGCGCGATCTGACCATTGCCGCCGAAGACTTCGGTCTCGGCCACCGCCCGCTGTCCGTGCTGAAGGCACTGCTCAGCTTCTGGCCGGAGCGCGAGCTGCCCAGCACGCCCGGCGGCGCCATCGTCTTCCCCTCGAACCGGGCGCTGTCCGAGCGGCTCTCAGGCATGCCAGAGAGCACGCTGCGGCGGCACCTTGCCGCGCTGACCGCGCGCGGGATCATCCACCGTCACGACAGCGCCAATGGCAAGCGCTTCGCCCGCCGGGCCGGGTCCGAGATCGGCGTCGCCTTCGGCTTCGATCTCTCCCCCCTGGCCCGCGCCGCCTCTGCGCTCGAGCGGGCCGTCACCGAGGTCACCCTGCGCCGCGAGCGCATCGCGGTGCTGCGCGCCAGGCTCGGCATGCTGCGTCAGCGGCTGCTCGAGACGGGCGCGCCCGAAGAGTTGCTCGAGGCCGCCCGCCTGCTGCTGCGCCGGAAGTGCTCCGAGGACGTTCTATCCGCGATTGTCAGCCGTCTCGAGGCCGAGCTTCCGACCCAGGCACCCGACGACATCCCCGCGCTGACCGTCTCCGGTTCCGTCCCACTGAGCGCCAGCAACACCCAAAATGAGCGGCACATACAGGAATCAGATAGACCCTATTCTGACTCTGAGAGCGCGCAGCAGCCAAAGGTGACGCCCTTGGAAACCGCCGGACCTGCTGAGAAGGACACGCGCCTGACCGTCCCGATGATCGCAGAGACCTGCCGGGAGTACCGCGCCTTCTTCCCAGAGGCGCCAAAGGGCTGGCATGAGCTGGTGGCGATCTCGCAGAGGCTTGCGCCGATGATGGGAATAGAGCCGCCGGTGCTGCACGAAGCGCAGCGGATCATGGGCCCGGAGAGGGCCGCGGCAACCCTGCTGTGCCTGCTCGAACGCCACGCGCAGATCCGCAAGCCCGGCGCCTATCTCAGGCGGCTGACACAAATGGCGCAAAGGGGCTCTTTCTCCGTCTTCTCGCTGCTCTCGGCCCTGTCGCGCCGGCCCGATGCGGGAAATTGTCAGCTGACAATCTGA
- the repB gene encoding plasmid partitioning protein RepB has product MARKGILEPRISTLGGGERKPSPADSRMMPRGAVGALQSSLSKLQENAVQEIDADLIDDAGFEDRLGLDPAAQDQLKESLQTYGQQVPVLLRPHPKTNGRFEIVYGRRRLGALRELGMKVKAMVRQLDDHALVMAQGQENTSRQDLSFVEKASFAAQLQDSGYDRQTIAAALSIDLPMVSRMLKVGTAFALPFLRRIGSAPSIGRDRWMALAKALQDAAASARAEDAMRHPDFEALDSDARFEAVYAATQRKASAPKAPAPRPRSLRSRDGMALAEVRSTSRGLTLTVPSRTADGFDRWLDSQAEAIITELHDRWQSTRSED; this is encoded by the coding sequence ATGGCACGCAAAGGCATTCTGGAACCACGGATTTCCACTCTCGGGGGCGGCGAACGCAAGCCGAGCCCGGCCGACTCGCGGATGATGCCGCGCGGCGCCGTCGGCGCGCTGCAGAGCTCGCTGTCGAAACTTCAGGAAAACGCCGTTCAGGAGATCGACGCCGATCTCATCGATGACGCCGGCTTCGAGGACCGTCTCGGCCTTGATCCCGCCGCGCAGGACCAGCTGAAGGAAAGCCTGCAGACCTATGGTCAGCAGGTGCCGGTGCTTCTGCGCCCGCATCCCAAGACCAACGGCCGCTTCGAGATCGTCTACGGCCGACGCCGCCTCGGGGCGCTGCGCGAGCTGGGGATGAAGGTCAAGGCGATGGTCCGCCAGCTCGACGACCACGCGCTGGTCATGGCGCAGGGCCAGGAAAACACCTCGCGGCAGGATCTCAGCTTCGTGGAAAAGGCGAGCTTCGCGGCCCAGCTGCAGGACTCGGGATATGACCGGCAGACAATCGCCGCGGCGCTGTCGATCGACCTGCCGATGGTGAGCCGGATGCTGAAGGTGGGCACGGCCTTTGCCCTGCCCTTCCTGCGCCGCATCGGCTCGGCCCCGAGCATCGGCCGCGACCGCTGGATGGCGCTGGCCAAGGCGCTGCAGGACGCGGCCGCGAGCGCGCGCGCCGAGGATGCCATGCGGCACCCCGATTTCGAGGCACTGGATTCCGATGCCCGCTTCGAAGCGGTCTATGCCGCCACGCAGCGCAAGGCGAGCGCGCCCAAGGCCCCTGCCCCGCGGCCGCGCAGCCTGCGTTCCCGCGACGGCATGGCGCTGGCAGAGGTGCGCAGCACCTCGCGCGGATTGACTCTGACGGTGCCCTCGCGCACTGCAGACGGCTTCGACCGGTGGCTCGACTCGCAGGCCGAAGCCATCATCACCGAACTTCACGACCGCTGGCAAAGCACCCGGTCGGAAGACTGA